Proteins from a genomic interval of Brachyhypopomus gauderio isolate BG-103 unplaced genomic scaffold, BGAUD_0.2 sc54, whole genome shotgun sequence:
- the tagln2 gene encoding transgelin-2: MANKGPSYGLSREVQSKIDKKYDPELEERLVEWICAQCGPSVGRPQPGKVGFQAWLKDGCILCELINSLYKGAKPVKKIQTSTMAFKQMEQISQFLVATEKYGVTKSDMFQTVDLWEGKDLAAVQMTLMSLGSLAVTKTDGCYCGDPNWFHRKAQENKRDFTDEQMKEGQTVIGLQMGSNKGASQAGMTGYGRPRQIIN, encoded by the exons ATGGCGAACAAGGGTCCATCGTACGGTCTGAGCCGCGAGGTGCAGAGTAAGATTGATAAGAAGTACGACCCTGAGCTGGAGGAGCGTCTGGTGGAGTGGATATGTGCGCAGTGCGGTCCGTCTGTCGGCCGACCCCAGCCAGGCAAAGTGGGGTTCCAAGCATGGCTCAAGGATGGATGT ATCCTGTGTGAGCTGATTAACAGCCTGTACAAAGGCGCCAAGCCAGTGAAGAAGATCCAGACCTCCACCATGGCCTTCAAGCAGATGGAACAGATCTCCCAGTTCCTCGTGGCCACTGAGAAGTATGGAGTCACCAAGTCCGACATGTTCCAGACCGTTGACCTCTGGGAGG gtaaaGACCTGGCAGCTGTACAGATGACCCTGATGTCACTGGGAAGCTTGGCAGTTACCAAGACCGATGGTTGTTACTGTGGAGACCCCAACTGGTTCCACAG gaaAGCTCAGGAGAATAAGCGAGACTTCACGGACGAGCAGATGAAAGAGGGGCAGACTGTCATCGGACTGCAGATGGGATCCAATAAAGGAGCGTCGCAGGCGGGCATGACCGGCTACGGCCGACCCCGGCAAATCATCAACTAG